A window of the Microbacterium sp. AZCO genome harbors these coding sequences:
- the deoC gene encoding deoxyribose-phosphate aldolase has product MSRTDLQTLPERAVELLGGEPDDTTLRRYLHGLPGVDAVGLEQRAAGLGTRSIKTTSKAWALDKIIELIDLTTLEGADTPGKVRSLVAKALNPDASDPSCPRVAAVCVYGDMVAYAVEALGGAHGDPDEGLVSVAAVATAFPSGRASLDIKLADTAAAVADGADEIDMVIDRGAFLAGRYGLVFDQIARVKQACRRADGTYASLKVILETGELNTYDNVKRASWLAILAGGDFIKTSTGKVQPAATLPTTLLMLEVVRDWHRATGEKIGVKPAGGIRTSKDAIKYLVTVAETVGEEWLQPHLFRYGASSLLNDVLLQRQKLKSGHYSGGDYVTID; this is encoded by the coding sequence TCGAGCTGCTCGGCGGAGAGCCCGACGACACGACGCTCCGCCGCTACCTGCACGGCCTTCCCGGCGTCGACGCCGTGGGCCTCGAGCAGCGCGCCGCGGGCCTCGGCACGCGCTCGATCAAGACGACGTCGAAGGCGTGGGCCCTCGACAAGATCATCGAGCTGATCGACCTGACGACCCTGGAGGGCGCCGACACGCCCGGCAAGGTGCGCTCCCTCGTCGCCAAGGCGCTGAATCCGGATGCCTCCGATCCGAGCTGTCCGCGGGTGGCCGCGGTCTGCGTGTACGGCGACATGGTGGCCTACGCCGTCGAGGCGCTGGGCGGCGCGCACGGCGACCCGGACGAGGGCCTCGTGTCGGTGGCGGCGGTCGCGACGGCCTTCCCGAGCGGGCGCGCGTCCCTCGACATCAAGCTCGCCGACACCGCCGCGGCGGTCGCGGACGGAGCTGACGAGATCGACATGGTCATCGATCGCGGCGCGTTCCTCGCCGGTCGCTACGGACTCGTGTTCGACCAGATCGCCCGCGTCAAGCAGGCGTGCCGCCGCGCCGACGGCACGTACGCCTCGCTCAAGGTCATCCTCGAGACGGGCGAGCTGAACACGTACGACAACGTCAAGCGCGCCTCCTGGCTCGCGATCCTCGCGGGCGGTGACTTCATCAAGACCTCGACCGGCAAGGTGCAGCCGGCCGCGACGCTGCCGACGACCCTCCTGATGCTCGAGGTCGTGCGCGACTGGCACCGCGCGACGGGGGAGAAGATCGGCGTCAAGCCCGCCGGCGGCATCCGCACCTCGAAGGACGCCATCAAGTACCTCGTGACCGTCGCCGAGACGGTGGGCGAGGAGTGGCTGCAGCCGCACCTGTTCCGGTACGGGGCATCCAGCCTGCTCAACGACGTGCTGCTGCAGCGGCAGAAGCTGAAGAGCGGCCACTACTCCGGCGGCGACTACGTGACGATCGACTGA
- a CDS encoding aldehyde dehydrogenase family protein, whose protein sequence is MSFLEYAPAPESRSILSLKPEYGLFIDGDFRPGTGESFTTISPADEQPIATIAAGSEADVDAAVAAARRAYDRTWSKMSGRDRGKYLFRIARLVQERARELAVAESLDNGKPIKESRDVDVPLVAAWFFYYAGWADKLDYAGLGADPKALGVAGQVIPWNFPLLMLAWKVAPALAAGNTVVLKPAETTPLSALIFAEILQQADLPPGVVNIVTGAGATGAAVVRHPDVNKVAFTGSTAVGREIAKAVAGTDKKLTLELGGKAANIVFEDAPIDQAIEGIVNGIFFNQGHVCCAGSRLLVQESIHDEVVDRLKTRLSTLRLGDPLDKNTDIGAINSREQLDRIRELSRIGEEEGAERWSADCVIPENGFWFAPTIFTNVQASHRIARDEIFGPVLSVLTFRTPAEAIEKANNTPYGLSAGIWSDKGSRILAVADRLRAGVVWANTFNRFDPSSPFGGYKESGYGREGGRHGLLAYLKGGRA, encoded by the coding sequence ATGAGTTTCCTGGAATACGCCCCTGCCCCCGAATCGCGGTCGATCCTCTCGCTCAAGCCCGAGTACGGCCTCTTCATCGACGGCGACTTCCGCCCCGGCACGGGGGAGTCGTTCACGACGATCTCGCCCGCCGACGAGCAGCCCATCGCGACCATCGCCGCCGGCAGTGAGGCGGATGTCGACGCCGCGGTCGCCGCCGCGCGCCGCGCCTACGACAGGACGTGGTCGAAGATGAGCGGCCGCGACCGCGGCAAGTACCTCTTCCGCATCGCGCGTCTCGTGCAGGAGCGCGCCCGGGAACTTGCCGTCGCCGAGAGCCTCGACAACGGCAAGCCGATCAAGGAGAGCCGCGACGTCGACGTGCCGCTCGTCGCGGCCTGGTTCTTCTACTACGCCGGCTGGGCCGACAAGCTCGACTACGCCGGCCTCGGCGCCGACCCGAAGGCGCTCGGTGTCGCGGGCCAGGTCATCCCGTGGAACTTCCCGCTGCTCATGCTCGCGTGGAAGGTCGCCCCCGCGCTCGCGGCGGGCAACACCGTCGTGCTCAAGCCCGCCGAGACGACGCCGCTGTCGGCCCTGATCTTCGCGGAGATCCTGCAGCAGGCCGACCTTCCCCCCGGCGTCGTCAACATCGTGACGGGCGCGGGCGCGACGGGCGCGGCCGTGGTGCGGCATCCCGATGTGAACAAGGTCGCCTTCACGGGCTCGACCGCGGTGGGGCGCGAGATCGCCAAGGCGGTCGCCGGCACCGACAAGAAGCTCACGCTCGAGCTCGGCGGCAAGGCCGCGAACATCGTCTTCGAGGACGCGCCGATCGACCAGGCGATCGAGGGCATCGTCAACGGCATCTTCTTCAACCAGGGGCACGTGTGCTGCGCCGGCAGCCGCCTGCTCGTGCAGGAGTCGATCCACGACGAGGTCGTCGACCGCCTGAAGACCCGCCTCTCGACGCTGCGCCTCGGCGACCCGCTCGACAAGAACACCGACATCGGCGCGATCAACTCCCGCGAGCAGCTCGACCGCATCCGCGAGCTCAGCCGCATCGGCGAGGAGGAGGGGGCGGAGCGCTGGAGCGCCGACTGCGTCATCCCCGAGAACGGCTTCTGGTTCGCCCCCACGATCTTCACGAACGTGCAGGCATCCCACCGCATCGCGCGGGACGAGATCTTCGGACCCGTCCTCTCGGTGCTGACCTTCCGCACGCCGGCCGAGGCCATCGAGAAGGCCAACAACACGCCCTACGGGCTGTCCGCGGGCATCTGGTCCGACAAGGGCTCGCGCATCCTCGCCGTCGCAGACCGCCTC